A section of the Phaseolus vulgaris cultivar G19833 chromosome 8, P. vulgaris v2.0, whole genome shotgun sequence genome encodes:
- the LOC137823767 gene encoding protein FLC EXPRESSOR produces the protein MAGRKHAPSSFTRLAHSSSAATAVRALEERVETRHREIQNLISDNQRLAGIHVALKQDLAATQEELCRLSANGAEVKAERDAEVREIYEKSLKVDAEVRAVAAMSAELNRVRVDVQELAAAQKELAAQLQTIEDDLGRVRAEAQFVPAIKADLEAMLHEIQRGRNAIEFEKKTHASNLEHRRAMDNNMIIMSSEVEKLRAELANAEKRARAAMAADAKPSPGYPPDNYDNREIYGGVRYPPSSYSMHQMQAGVDSHSQDTTGAPLHHSYDHQRTQVPR, from the exons ATGGCGGGGCGCAAACACGCGCCCTCCTCCTTCACGCGCCTCGCACATTCCTCCTCCGCTGCCACGGCGGTCCGCGCCCTCGAGGAGCGCGTCGAAACGCGCCATCGCGAGATCCAGAACCTCATCTCCGACAACCAGCGCCTCGCTGGCATCCACGTGGCCCTAAAGCAGGACCTCGCCGCCACTCAGGAGGAGCTCTGTCGCCTATCCGCCAACGGTGCCGAGGTCAAGGCGGAGCGCGACGCGGAGGTGCGCGAGATCTATGAGAAGTCGCTGAAGGTGGACGCTGAGGTGCGAGCCGTCGCCGCAATGAGCGCTGAGCTGAATCGGGTGAGGGTGGACGTACAGGAACTCGCGGCGGCGCAGAAGGAGCTCGCAGCGCAGCTGCAGACCATCGAGGACGACCTCGGGAGGGTGCGCGCCGAGGCGCAGTTTGTGCCGGCCATTAAAGCCGATTTAGAGGCCATGCTCCATGAGATTCAACGAGGAAG GAATGCTATTGAATTTGAGAAGAAGACACATGCTAGTAACCTTGAACACAGACGGGCAATGGACAACAATATGATTATAATGTCCAGTGAGGTTGAAAAGTTACGTGCTGAGTTGGCTAATGCAGAAAAGAGGGCAAGGGCTGCAATGGCTGCAGATGCTAAACCAA GTCCTGGATATCCTCCTGATAACTATGACAATCGTGAGATATATGGAGGAGTCAGATACCCTCCTAGTTCTTATAGCATGCATCAG ATGCAAGCTGGGGTTGACTCACATTCTCAAGATACAACCGGAGCACCCTTACATCATTCTTATGATCACCAACGTACGCAAGTACCTAGATAG